In Melospiza melodia melodia isolate bMelMel2 chromosome 11, bMelMel2.pri, whole genome shotgun sequence, the following proteins share a genomic window:
- the FOXE3 gene encoding forkhead box protein E3: MNAAGFPCLRGMCTLPAPSPAAAASPGSPGPPRGSPQAPPVKPEPRGAGGSPAPPPPPEEPPPAAGGRRRKRPVQRGKPPYSYIALIAMAIANAAERKLTLGGIYKFITERFPFYRENPKKWQNSIRHNLTLNDCFVKIPREPGHPGKGNYWTLDPAAEDMFDNGSFLRRRKRFKRTDITTYPGYMQNSSAFTPPPAGRPAAPAAPYPNALCSPGYGPQLSGSVFHPYAAGAAPPAQHPRMFSIDSLISGQQALQPSPPSELGHPSLGLPGAELAPACSAGSSEPPCFQAQPVSPGLLGRAGPNSLAYPYAASPPHLPVAQGSYSPGSPQLYGAPNRLGLPAMRAPACAEHGEQLLGLSASPLGQFGSGNTYMRQPNFPAGLERYM, translated from the coding sequence ATGAACGCGGCCGGCTTCCCGTGCCTGCGAGGCATGTGCACGCTGCCGGCGCCCAGCCCCGCGGCCGCGGCCAGCCCCGGCTCCCCCGGGCCGCCGCGGGGCTCTCCGCAGGCGCCGCCGGTGAAGCCGGAGCCGCGGGGCGCTGGGggcagcccggccccgccgccgccgcccgaggagccgccgcccgccgccggggGCCGCCGGAGGAAGCGGCCGGTGCAGCGGGGCAAGCCCCCGTACTCGTACATCGCCCTCATCGCCATGGCCATCGCCAACGCCGCCGAGAGGAAGCTCACCTTGGGCGGCATCTACAAGTTCATCACCGAGCGCTTCCCCTTCTACCGGGAGAACCCAAAGAAGTGGCAGAACAGCATCCGCCACAACCTCACCCTCAACGACTGCTTCGTCAAGATCCCCCGGGAGCCCGGACATCCCGGCAAGGGCAACTACTGGACACTGGATCCGGCCGCAGAGGACATGTTCGACAACGGGAGCTTCCTGCGGCGGAGGAAGCGCTTCAAGCGCACCGACATCACCACCTACCCCGGCTACATGCAGAACTCGAGCGCCTTTACGCCCCCGCCCGCCGGCCGCCCCGCGGCACCCGCAGCGCCCTACCCCAATGCCCTCTGCTCGCCCGGCTACGGCCCACAGCTCTCCGGCAGCGTCTTCCACCCCTACGcggccggggcagccccgccggcTCAGCATCCCAGGATGTTCAGCATCGACAGCCTCATCAGCGGGCAGCAGGCCCTGCAGCCCTCGCCGCCCTCCGAGCTGGGCCACCCATCGctgggcctgcccggggcagagctggctcctgcctgctctgccggCAGCTCCGAGCCGCCCTGCTTCCAGGCACAGCCCGTCAGCCCCGGCTtgctgggccgggccggccccAACTCCCTGGCGTACCCCTATGCTGCCTCTCCCCCTCACCTGCCCGTGGCTCAGGGCAGCTACTCGCCCGGCAGCCCACAGCTCTACGGGGCTCCCAACAGACTGGGCCTGCCGGCCATGCGGGCCCCGGCCTGCGCCGAGCACGGCGAGCAGCTCCTGGGCCTCTCCGCCTCGCCCCTCGGCCAGTTCGGCTCCGGCAACACGTACATGAGGCAGCCCAACTTCCCCGCCGGCCTGGAGCGATACATGtga